A DNA window from Streptococcus mutans contains the following coding sequences:
- a CDS encoding GNAT family N-acetyltransferase codes for MSIRLAQVTDIPVLKELLNQIFQVHQTVRPDLFKNTDKGSKYSETELKELLQDESKPIFVYTDGKNRVLGHLFLVIKETEGSSVSKPLKTLFIDDLCVSKEARGQKIGQELFEFALKYAKKLGCYDLTLNVWNDNKGALAFYERQGLKARETKMEKIL; via the coding sequence ATGTCTATTAGATTGGCACAAGTTACAGATATTCCTGTTCTGAAAGAGCTTTTAAATCAGATTTTTCAGGTTCATCAAACGGTTCGCCCAGATCTCTTTAAGAATACAGACAAGGGAAGTAAATATTCTGAAACAGAATTGAAGGAACTTTTACAAGATGAGTCAAAACCTATTTTTGTCTATACGGATGGTAAAAATAGAGTCCTAGGGCATTTATTTTTGGTTATAAAGGAGACTGAGGGATCTTCGGTATCAAAACCCTTGAAAACTCTTTTTATTGATGATTTATGTGTATCAAAAGAAGCCAGAGGACAAAAGATTGGTCAGGAGCTTTTTGAATTTGCCTTAAAGTATGCGAAAAAATTGGGCTGCTATGATCTTACTCTTAATGTCTGGAACGACAATAAAGGAGCCTTGGCTTTTTATGAACGTCAAGGATTAAAAGCCAGAGAAACGAAAATGGAGAAAATTCTTTAA
- a CDS encoding DUF6287 domain-containing protein → MPRRRASRRKSKKKAVFSILLTGITLIIIGLAVYFISAYFTNTKKTANKEKTQTHIVNPKKDPEEKKEADSSSKATSKFDLTTIATGDYSSAAGTWQNELGDQLKFNASGLESATIQNATDFTISSGQATNDGLYQATLTSADSTVVYNLLFVKGGTAIPENYFTTGYSDTSDTSRDRLYISSQTTFGSDDFSKGIFYKSEN, encoded by the coding sequence ATGCCAAGACGTCGTGCTAGCCGTAGGAAATCAAAAAAGAAGGCTGTTTTTAGTATTTTATTAACGGGTATTACTCTTATTATTATTGGTTTAGCCGTTTATTTTATTTCAGCCTATTTTACAAATACAAAGAAAACAGCAAATAAAGAAAAGACACAGACACATATTGTTAATCCTAAGAAGGATCCAGAAGAAAAGAAGGAAGCAGATTCCTCTTCAAAAGCAACATCTAAGTTTGATTTAACAACTATTGCTACAGGAGATTACAGTTCAGCTGCGGGAACTTGGCAAAATGAACTGGGCGATCAGCTTAAGTTTAATGCAAGTGGTCTTGAAAGTGCCACTATCCAAAATGCAACGGATTTCACCATTTCATCTGGACAGGCAACAAATGATGGCCTGTATCAAGCAACTTTGACTTCAGCAGATAGTACAGTGGTTTATAATTTGCTCTTTGTTAAAGGCGGGACAGCAATACCTGAAAATTACTTTACGACAGGTTATAGTGATACCTCAGATACTTCTCGTGATCGTCTTTATATCAGCTCGCA